The DNA window ATTGTGATTTCTCTAGTTAGAATAACCGAAAATTGAATAATTATGAGATTTGGAAATAATTCTTTGTTTGCAATTTTGGGGATGATTGGATTTTTTTGGTTAGGTAACTTaaggaatgaagaaagaaagcTATCAAGTTATTTTAAACAAAAGTCCATAAGGGGAATACATCGGTTACAGCCGCAAAATATCAGTTTCAAccaaaataactgactgaattGAATTAATTTGAGAAATTGGTTTGACTTATTCGGAAGTACAATTTTAGTTTTTAAAATATCGGTTCATTTGGTTCGGTTCAGATTCAGTTTTGAAAATTTAACTTCGGTTAACCTACcataacaaattttataatttttttaaatattattaaattttctaaTAAGGTTTATTATGATGTAAATATTacaaatatttctaataaaattttatttgacaatagaattaaagttaaaaatatgtcattttaataaataaaatttaattttattaattcaaaatttatattacattttttaattaaaacttgattttttaaaaatcattctAAAAGTTCTGTTAATTCGGTCACCGAgtgaaataattgatttttttcgGTTTGATTTGTTCGGCTTTTGTAGTAAAGTTCGATATGTTTAGTTTGTCAAAAAAAGTTCGGTTAATTCGATTTtagaaaattcagtttgttttAACTAAATACCCATCTCTATTATTGTCCAAGACAGGCGGAGCCACCCCATTATTCTAACtccagtttaattaattaaattcttaTAAGAACATGGCTTTTACGAGAACATCAATTCTTTCTCGATGACCCTAACCATATAGTCAACTCCCTCGCCCTCTCCTCCGCCCCCATCAACCCTTTCTGCGACACCGCCAATGACAAAGCGCTCTGTTTAAGAAAATATGACACATGCTAAAAGAAGTATCGTGTAGGAATTGGCGATGGCCATTGCCTACATATTTTGACGAAACTTACGTACGTAATCTCAACTTTAGAAAAAATGAGATGCGTACACGTTTCTTCTTCTGAATCTCGTCTCCCGATACACTCATCGATGGTATGAgaaaacgcctataaatagagcgattgaggtccctaagtaCACACACCTCATAAAGAAATATACACCATCTATCGAGAGGGTGGAGTGCTTAGAAGACTTCAACCGagaagaaaaataaagaaatcaaaaattctcaatggccggaggtaacactcgatttaagcttccgcatattatatcatgtttatatatacgtgaaaacatgattttgagaaaaatctctAACACTCTGCACATCCATGGCCGAAGATGCCAAAACCTGGGAGGAAGCCATGACAAATGTGCTCAAAGACACGCTAGTCAAGGCCATAGTCGGCGGCATTGGATCGAATCTGTCCTTGGATTTGCAGCTACAGTCGAAGTAATTAATCCATGGACAGATATAAGAAAACATCATTTACAACGTGAAATCTTGTATGGGATTAGTCAAGGATGGTCCCCAATCTTCCTTGAAAGTTTACCTTTCTGGCAGTTTGTTCTCCGAGTGCAAACCTCAGCTCGATGAATTCGGAGTTTCGTCAACTGAAGTTGATCAGTTGCTGAGAATAAACCATGAATGTCGGTTTATCTGATTAATTAAGATTGTCTCATTttgattcaaaatattttggtggTTTAGTTTAGTTACTATGTTTGCGTAATTATTCAACTATGGAAGTATTGCAAAATATTTTCCATATTCTTTTGAACCCTATGGAGTTTGTCGCCAATACAATAGCATTTAATGAATTAATATAATGCAATCTGACGTTTGCATGAATTCATTCCGATTATAGTGCACTTTTTCGAGTTCCTatctaaattaattttataacttTTTTTCCTATTAAATGATCAATATAATCTGACTTCTGATTGAAATCAAACTCTAATGATGTATAAATTGATAACTcatgtaaataaaaaaaaaaataaaagtcagtacatcaaaataaaatttcgaAAACTTGGCGGAAAAAAAGCCAAGAAAAAATTTTGATCGATGCTTTTATATACAAGGAGAGACATAATAGTCAGGGACGTATGACGTATCATAAGCAACCGCAACCTCATAATTTTAATATAGCAAATTAATcccaagaaaatttttttttgctcaAAATCAGTAGGCGAGAACAAAAAGTTTTAGACCATATTTTCCAAATTCTCCGCAGGAGAATAGACCCCAAGCAATTAGCATTAATCTCGGCGGCTTTGAGAATAAGAATTGAAGTGTTTCCCATCTGTGGGGCTACTGTGTTTCTCAAGCCACAACCTCCGACCAAAACGGAACAAGTATATCTTAACAGCGTTATAATTTTGTATATTGAAAGAAAAATTGGTCgtgatattgattttgagaataTAATTGATAGGTCTGTTCTTCTGAAAAAATGGCTGATTGAGTCTAATGTAGTATGTATAATTTAGTTGACTTGACTTGCGAATATTATATTGTTTATGTTTGTTTTGCTTATATTGTTTTGAAATTAAAGTTATAGTTTTTTCAAGTTTTCTATAATTTAGACGTGAAGTCTCTCAAAAAAATTCCGGAGCTTATATTATATGGTAATCAACTTTGGATAAGTACCTTTTTCTCAATTTACAAAATAATATCTTttcattttaataaaaaatatctttaaacctattttataaaatatattttttttattttatctactcataacataaaaaaataactattataaaaacatattgacaaaaatttgtgcgacgatctcacgggtcgtatctTGTAACCAAGCTCCATCGCGTCCCGCTCAGAATCCGCCACGTGTGCCTATTCACGATGATATAACAACGCATTCGCTTTCCTTTGCCTATTTGATTTTCCAATTTCTAGCTTCCTTCGGTCGCTTATTTTTACTCTCTGTGAGAGAGAgtgtatttttttatattatcatTATTGATTTCTGCCACTGAATCCTCGTTGATTCCAGTTTCAGGTTCATAATTTGTAACTCATTTTCcttctttcttatttttttggGGGATTGCAGAATCGATTCGATCGTTTTGGATTGGTTCAAGACATCAAGTTATACATTTAACTGCGTGTTTACTGTTTTTTAGAATTCTTGAAGATGAATTCGATAAATATTTGCTCGAAGACGTGAATTTTTTATTGTGGGCTTCAAGGAGTGGAAAATACTTCGTACTGCAATCGGTAAGATCAAGTTTTTTTGCAGAGCATGAGCTAAGCTCTGGTATTGTGTTTGCGATTTCATATCTTCATGCCTGTGGCTGTATGTGCTGCTATTTTTGACGGAGCGACTGTGGTGCATGATACTGTACAATAGAGAATTTCTTGGTGTACGCGTATAGAAATATGCGACTCGATGGGAGTAAAGACGTTACATCTCTGAATATGATCTAATGTAGTTGGTGTAATGGTGTTGAACATAATGACTTAGAGGTGGTGAATTTTCATATTAATCTTGTAGGATTGAAAGAATATGAGCGGTGCTGTAGGGAATAACTTGCTGCTTCAGTATTACTTCTCTCCTACCAGATTCGAGCATAAGAGGAGAACCAATTCTTCGATTTCAAGTTGGAGAAGTTCTTTTTTCCAGCCTCGAGCAATTTCACAAACACACCAATTGCCTTTATCAACTGAACTCCATGGCCAAATATTAActgtgaaaaaaattatttcacgGATGGGAAAGCGGCGTGCTGTTACGAGGTCGTCTCAGGCTGTTTTGGCCACTGATCCATCTTCTGAGGTGAGAGTTCCAAAATATATGTTTGCCTTTTTTAGATGATAGTAATATCAAGCTAAGTCTAAATCAAATAGATTCACAAAACATGGTGTGAGAGAGCCTTTGTCTAATGCTCTCTAATATTAGACAATGATCCTCATGATCACAATTTATCAGATTTTATGGTCTGTTGTTTTGTCACCATTGGAAGAAAAGATTCAAATTGTAAGGCTGAGAATAATTGTCAAAGTATCAGCCAAAAAACCATGTTAAAATGACTGGTGGGTTTCAATGGTGAATGCGGCGAATATGATTAATTGGACATTCATttgattttacttgttttgttTCCAGCTGCTTGTAGAgaaattcaacctggatggaaATGTTGAACTAAAGGTATCACAGTAAGATTTATCCTGAGAATGTCGATTACGgattaatcatcattcatccaTCGACCCATGTTCTTAGAATACTCCTGCGATGATAGATCATATCATGTCtgtttttaaatgtataatatTGAATAAAAAAACAGGTTGAAGTAAGTAGCCCAACATCAGGATCAGTGGCAGTGGTCAATATTCAAGTAACAAGTGGTGGAGACAGCCTTCTTCTACATTGGGGAGCTGTAAAACCCCAAAACAAGTATGTATAACTGGACTAAGAAATCTTAATCAACCAATATCTTTGAGCATCACTAGATTTGCAAACTAGTACCACCtgcaaattttcattttttttttgttttacccAGAAATTGGATATTGCCTCAACGCCGTCCAGTTGGAACTATGGTGTATCAAAACCAAGCCCTTAGGAGTCCTTTTGTGAAAGTATGTTTCAGATTGCTGCTTAAGTGAAACTAATTAAATGTGTTCTTAGACCACAGTAAGAATCGTTTTATGACTAATCTTTTAGATAAAATGATTTGATATGGTGATTTTTTCTTAGTTCGGATCAAGTGCAGTCCTGAAACTAGAGATAGATGATCCTTCAATACAAGCTCTGGAGTTTATTATTTTTGATGAATCTCAAAATAAATGGTAAAACAACTCTATGTCCAAGAAATTTCGAGTCCATGCATTGAACCATTAAGTTAATACCATCCCTTTGCACCAATCATGTTTTTAGGTACAAGAACAATGGCGGAAATATTCGTGTTCAATTACCGGCTAGAGAATCAAGGACAAAAAGTGTTTCAGTCCCCGAGGATCTTGTGCAAATTCAGGCATATTTGAGGTGGGAAAGGAATGGAAAACAAATTTATACCCCAGAACAAGAGAAGGTATGCCAGTGCTTACCCTTCAGTTTTTGTCAAGAACAAGCGTGATGCTTTTCTGTTCTGACGCcccttttaatttttgagatTTCTGGAGAAATTTGAATTCAAGCTCCTATTTTTCATTGCTTAAAGTTTAGTTCGTTCTTTTTCTTGTGAAACGTAAAACACATACTTCGTGGATTTTTTTGGTCTGTGACTTTCAGTGTGTAAATTTGAGAAATTGAGCGTGAAATTGTACAATGTGAAACTGGTAAATATGTTTGATATCATCATCACggaccataaaatattttgctggGGCGATCCTAATGATCCAACTTTCCAAAAACAAATGAATTTTCTGTCCTTGTAGTTTGTAGCTTCAGATACATGGAAATGTGCTCActagaatttttaaaattctgtGAACTTCAatagatttttattgtttgTGGCAACAATTGTGCTAATTTATTAATTGTCTGGAATATTTAGTTTGCTGTAGGATATTGCTTCTACTGTTGATTATGCATTTGATAAAATCCACAAAAACAGGAGGAATATGAGGCTGCTCGATTGGAGCTGTTTGAAGAAATAGCCAGGGGTTCTTCAATTCAGGACCTTCGAACAAAGTTAACGAGCAAAAATGATATAAGAGAGAGCAAGGAGAAACTTGTTTCAGGAACAAAGAGCGATATTCTAGATGATCTTGTTCAAATACAAGCGTATGTAAGATGGGAGAAAGCAGGCAAGCCAAACTATTCTCCAGAACAGCAACTAGTAAATTTCAAATCTCTCAGATGCTTTATAAATTTGATAATAATGATACTGAATGACAAATAGTTTATTTGCGTCCAATATATTTCTTGTTCTGCTAAATACAGTTGGGTTGCACATGGATTGTTCTCATTGCTTGTTTCAAGTCTTTCGTTTAATCTAGTTTTGTATATTTAACAGAAAGAATTTGAAGAAGCAAGAAAAGAGTTGCAGGTTGAGCTAGACAAGGGATCTTCCCTTGAGGACATACAAAAGAAGATAGTCAAAGGAGAGATAAAAACTCAGGTTGCGAAGCAACTGGCAAAAAAGAAATTTTTCATGGTGGAACGAATTCAACGCAAGAATAGGGATGTGATGCAGCTTTTAACTAAGTTTTCCTCTGAGCCAAAAGAACTAAATGTGTACTCAGAAACACAAGTGCTCTCTGAAGTTCAACAGTTTGTGAAGGAAAAGGAGAATCACATCGCTGACCCTGTTTTGtgcaaaaaaatttataagatTGCTGATAAGGAACTTCAGGTGAATAAGCAACATAATAGCATTTTTCGAGTTAAGAATTGTATCAAAgtgttttgatattttctttttcaaaagGTTCTTGTAGCAAAGCCCTCTGGCAAGACGAAAGTTTATCTAGCAACGGATCTTCCGAAATCTGTTGTTCTTCATTGGGCTTTATCTGAAAGACCTGGACAATGGGCAGtatgtataaaatatttttcgtagATTTTGAATCTTTCATGTTAATTTAGAAAGTGACCCTGTTGAGCTATAGTGGTGACTTGTTGCCAAGAACTGATAAAGACAGTTGGAAATTATTCAGGCTCCTCCTTTAAGTGTACTGCCGGCTGATTCAGTTTCTTTGACTAAGGCTGCTGAAACAAAATTTTCAACCAATTCTGTTGATAATCAATCTTACAAGGTTTGTCAAAGAAAAGTTTGTCAGAATGAGTAGCTTTTAAGATTGATTTCAAATCAATGAGCTATGTGAGATTCATTTCATTGTCTGTTTGACTCACAGGTGCAATCATTAGAAATCACAATTGATGATGAAAAGTTTGTGGGAATGCCATTTGTTCTTTTTTCTGATGGGAAATGGATAAATAACAGTGGGTCAGACTTTTACATCGACTTTAGAGCTGAATCTCGGAAGGTTCAAAAGGTTGTTATTTGAATTCTTGTGATTCTGTCTTCACGCACTATCATGTAGTCTCATATGTTGCTTTAGATTTGCGGTATTGCCAACCTATTCTAAATATTCTGCTCATGAAAGGATGCCGGGGATGGCAGAGGGACATCAAAAGCTCTGTTAGGTAAAATAGCAGAATTAGAGAGTGAAGCACAGAAGTCCTTTATGCATCGGTGAGCAATATCTACTGACAGAGGCGCCCGCGCCCCTTATTTCCTCTAATTATTTGCTTCTCGATTTTTAAATCTATAGGGACGTAACTATTTCCAAAGAAAAACAGTTTTTCTTGCACCACAAACTCATTCAGCTTCGACTGGTGATGCACTTGCCTTCTGTTTCCAATTTCCTTCCTCAGATTATtgttattttagttttttttcaaTCTTCTGATTCGCTTCTTAGCATAGTTCTGATTTAGACTCGTGCATCCCCTTCTGAATACTGGAAATTGACTTTTTAACTTGAGGGAAAATTCTTTGTAACCTACATGTTTTCTGTTTATCCCCTAATCCATCTGAAATGCTGTTAGATAGTAacacattttaatttcttaGAAGCTGATGATTGTTGTGTTATATTAAGAGGGCATGCAACAAAATTTCCTGCAGATTCAATATTGCTGCAGACTTGATGGAAGAAGCGACAAATGCTGGTGAACTCGGTCTTGCTGCGATTCTTGTGTGGATGAGATTCATGGCTACTAGACAACTCGTATGGAACAAAAATTACAATGTAAAACCACGGTAAGATTTCTACGCGTTCTCTTTGCTTGATTTTATAGATGTATTTTGGACGTCTGGAAATTTGGATAGAGCTAATTGTATGCTTCAAGAATTTCCTCTCACATCTGTTCTAATAGTTTACGGTTTTTTTACGTtatgaaaaagaatttttttgtgTAGTATATAAAATTTGTTCGTTCTCATGAATCTTTTGGTGGGCAGTGAGATAAGCAAAGCTCAGGACAGGCTTACGGATTTCCTACAGAAAGTATACGGAAATCATCCACACTATCGTGAAATTACACGTATGATTATGTCCACTGTTGGTCGTGGAGGTGAAGGTGATGTTGGGCAACGTATAAGGGATGAAATTTTAGTCATTCAGGTCATCTTCAGAAGTGTTCTGTTTTGCTCCATCATTTTTCTTCgttattttttgatttttttcaaaTTCGTAACTTTTGGATTTGATgatgtttcatgctttaaaatTGAACCGCAGAGAAACAATGACTGCAAGGGTGGGATGATGGAGGAATGGCATCAAAAGTTACACAATAACACCAGTCCAGATGATGTTGTAATTTGTCAGGTATCTAGAAAGTCAATCTAGTTTCTCGTCACATATAACAATCTCTTTGGTAGATTTTATACCATATATGTGATTTCATTTGTATCGTACTCATGATATTTGTGTATCACAGGCATTGATTGACTATATTGAGAGTGACTTTGACATTAGTATTTACTGGAAGACCTTAAATGATAATGGCATAACAAAAGAGCGCCTTCTTGGTTATGACCGTGCAATCCACAGTGAACCAAATTTTAGAAGAGATCAGAAGGATGGACTGTTGCGTGATCTTCAAAATTACTTGAGAACTCTGAAGGTCAGAGTATGATCAATGGTTGAAACGATATATTAAGTTGCTGGAACATGGTGATTGATTCTAATCTGCATGGTTGTATGCAGCTAAATTTCTAAAACTTGATGCATTTAGCAGAGTACATAAATATGGTATATACTCTAGCTGCTCGAAACTGTTACTTTAAATTTTGTGAGAAGTAATGTCCGAGAAAAGTTCACAATTTAGGGAGTCTTTTTCTGTTTTTCTAATCTTGGCCTGAAGAAGATTGTTTCTGTGAAGCATTCTTCCCTTCGTTATTGGGCCTTTCTCCAAATTTCAATCTAACGTGTACTCGAGTGCAGGCAGTTCATTCAGGGGCAGATCTAGAGGTTGCTATAGCAAATTGTATGGGATACAGAACTGAGGTAATGCATTTAACGTGACTTAATTGTTACTAATTTTCTTTACTTTTAATGTACATGTGTTACTAACTCATATCAGGGACAAGGATTCATGGTTGGAGTGAAGATAAATCCAGTACCCGGTCTGCCATCCGGATTTCAGGTGATATTAAACTAAAACATTTGAATCATGATTCAATCATGGCTTattcaataataaataaaagcTTTCTGTATTGTTGTTATTGATATAGGAACTTCTTCAATTTATTCTGGTAAATATCGAAGAGAAAAATGTTGAAGCCCTTCTTGAGGTACATCAATTTTGTTGGTAGTTTCGACTTTCCTTTCCCCAAACCCCTAATTCAGTGATCAAAGCACCGTTATATTTTTTGTTCTCCTGGGTATGGGGAATATTCCTACATTCAGGGATTGCTAGAGGCTCGGGAGGAGCTTAGACCGATGCTTTCCCAATCCAACGAACGGCTTAGGGATCTTATATTCCTGGATATTGCCCTTGATTCTACAGTTAGGACAGCTGTAGAACGTGGATATGAAGAACTGAGCAATGCAAGTTCTGAGGTGTGTTTTGCCAAATTGATTACATTTATCTATGTAACtttatatttgttaaatatttcaatctttaaatgatttttcatgCTCGTGTTCCTTCATTTTGGATTATATTCATACACAGAAAATCATGTACTTCATCTCTCTTGTCATTGAAAACCTTGCGCTTTCAGTGGACAATAATGAGGACCTTATTTACTGCTTGAAGGTGAGGTTGAGTTTGAACAAAACATATCCATCACTGCTGCTTTTCTGTTTTAACCTCCAATATTTCattattcattttctttttgcaaGGGATGGAATCTGGCTTTGACCATGTTGAAGTCCGGCGATGATCACTGGGCAATGTTTGCCAAATCAGTCCTTGACAGAACAAGACTTGCACTTGCAGGCAAGGCCGAGTCATTACATCAACTACTGCAACCATCTGCCCAGTATCTGGGTGCACTGCTTGGCGTGGATCAGGGAGTAGTATGTAATCATAGATATTAAACAGGGTCCTTTTTTCACTATCTGCCGTGGCTTATAGAGTAAATATCTCTAATTGCTTCATGTAGGTCGAAATTTTTACTGAAGAAATTATTCGGGGTGGGTCAGCTGCTTCATTGTCCTCACTTCTTAATAGACTCGATCCGATTCTCCGACAAACCGCCCATCTAGGAAGGTTGATATGTTATGTTCTATTTTTTCAGTCTAAATAGATTATATCTTTGTTTGATGCATCAATCTAAACCACATTATTTTCAGATGAAAACCTCACAAATTTTATTACCAGAATCCGATTTTATTTGCTCAGTTCAGGCATTTTTTTAGCGAACATGAATCCTTACATTAGGATTTTCCTGATGATATGAGTTTTATGTTCTGAAACAGCTGGCAGGTCATTAGCCCCATTGAAGCTATTGGATATGTTGTTGTGGTTGATGAGTTGCTGTCCGTCCAGAACAAATCTTTCTCAAAACCAACAATTTTGGTGGCCAAATCTGTTAGAGGGGAAGAAGAAATTCCTGATGGTGCTGTGGCAGTACTGACCCCAGATATGCCTGATGTTCTATCCCATGTTTCTGTTCGAGCACGGAACAGTAAGGTAGTATTTTGTTAGCTTTTGGGTTTCAAAAGTGTGATTGCTGACAATCAAAAGTATCCCGGTGACATGCCACTTGAGTTCTCTCCTTGTGTAGGTTTGTTTCGCCACATGCTTTGATTCCAATATATTGGCTGATATCCAGGCAAATGAAGGAAAGTTATTACTCTTAAAACCTACATCTGCAGATGTAGTATACAGGTATTTTGTGGTGGAAATTAATTAGCCGCTGACTTGCTTTTATATTCcagataaaaattatatttgtttcgtttgttctttattcagattttgtacTCTTGGTCAAATCTAAACTATAAAGCTGACAAACTTTACCATTTATGCGGAGATGAATGTTTCCCTTTTACATAACTGCAGCGAGATGCAAGAGGATGATCTAGAAAATTCAGTTGActccaaaattgtttcttctgCACCACCTGTGGCTTTGGTTAGAAAGCAATTTGCTGGAAGATATGCAATACGTTCCGAGGAATTTACCAGTGATATGGTCAGCCCATAGTActgttgaaaatattatttcattCTTATGCTTAATGTGTAGCAGAATGAAATATGAACAACAAATGTTATTGAAGGTTCAGTTGTCTTGTGTTAAGCATTGCATGATTGTATCTGTACAGGTTGGAGCTAAATCACGCAATATTGCTCATCTTAAAGTGAAAGTGCCGAGTTGGATCAATGTTCCAACTTCTGTTGCCTTGCCATTTGGTGTCTTTGAAACAGTCCTTTCAGATGATTTGAACGAGGTCATTTCGTGCATCTCATGTTTACTACCCTATCCTTTTGTTTGTTTTCGCTAAACAAAGTAAAAATTTTGCATGGTTTATTTGGAATgacacatatattttaaattccaaGCATTTTCTTCTCATTCCTTTATCTTACTGCTAGaatagaatttttattttacctaGGAAAGTTCTATCATTTCTGTAAGAGCCTCTAACTTTAAGAATGAGAATTTTAGATTTTTACGAAAAAGATATTATCGCGGTTTGGAGCAAACTGAGGTTGAAGGAATGTCCTTGGTTGTCATCTACTTGTTAATAAATTGTTACTTTCTTCTGTTTCTTGTTAAGTAGTTGTCATTCTTCCTGTTCTAGATGCTTTACATATTAGACATTGCAATAAATTGGAGAAAAATGTTACTTTGTCAGTTATATAAACAATGCCATGTGCCTTGGCTCACACTGGATCACCTCCAAGTTTAACTGACATGAAGTTTGTTCTCTGTGTGATCAATTTTCTTGTATAAGGTGGTTTCTTTGGATGTACTTGTTTGCACATTGCTGAAATATGTGTCAACTCAGTAATAAAATGAATCAATCTCGCAGAATTGTGAAGTTGTCTTGTTTTGCAGATAGTGGCTACTAAGTTGCAAGTTCTGAAAACAAAATTAGATGGAGGGGATTTCAGTGCTCTCGGTGAAATTAGAGACAAGGTTCTTGAACTTTCAGCTCCACCTCAGTTGGTATGTTCTTCTTGGACCACCACTTGGTTTGATGATAAACAAACTTCGAATATTTGTCAGAAAGAGATACCTGCAGGCACATCTATTCCAGTTTTAGTTTGAGAGCGTTTCCTTTCCTTTCAAATCAATTGCTTCTAATTATGAATTTGATCGCAAAGGCTAGATTCTGAACctaagttttggtgattgaatgtatatgattattttttggaGAAGATGACCAAGTTATCAAGAATTGACCCCGTTTTCGTTGAAAAAAATGATTCCACATCCAAATGTCAGGTGAATTTTACTTGCATAATCTTGTTCCAGGTCAAAGAGCTTAAAGATGTGATGCAACAGTCGGACATGCCTTGGCCCGGTGATGAAGGTTCACAAAGATGGGAACAAGCATGGATGGCCATAAAGAAGGTGAGCATTTACAATACCTTACTCTTTTTACGGTGGAATTTCTTCTGGTTTCATCTAAATTCTGCTGATTATTTTAGTATGGCCTTATACTTCATCATTTTCTGTGTTTTTAGGTATGGGCTTCTAAATGGAACGATAGGGCATACTTCAGCACAAGAAAAGTGAAACTTGATCATGACTATCTTTGCATGGCGATCCTTGTCCAagaaataataaatgctgattACGCATTCGTTATCCACACTACTAATCCTTCTTCTGGGGATTCATCAGAAATATATTGTGAGGTACCCCAGATTATGTCCTCTCACTTTAATCTTTGGTGTCAATTATATGGCAAATAAGAGGGAAATGTTGATTTACTAAGTGACTTGGACATATCTTTGTACCACTTATATACAGATTCTACAGAGAAAGACATGCCTTGTTAAATATTCTATGGCTACAACTTGAACTCCTGATGAATCTTACCAAAGGCTTGTAACCTTGGACGAGCAGTGTCTCTcgatgcttttatatatgcatgTCCTGAATAAATTATACATCTCATCTAATAGGTGGTTAAGGGGCTTGGAGAGACACTGGTGGGAGCGTATCCAGGCCGTGCTTTGAGCTTTGTTTGCAAGAAAAATGATCTCAATTCTCCTCAGGTAAATCAATTATCTCGGACTCGAACCACTTCTGAATGTTATCCCTTTTGGATTATGAACTATCTGGATAGTGAAATTGCGATCCGCCTTTTTTATTAggtcatccatattttaaaaatggaatCAGTGAAATTGTTGTTTTAGTACTCGAGAAATTACAGGCAAGCCGCATCATGAAAAGAAGATGAGTGTGATTTGTGTTCAGTATATGGAGCCTAACT is part of the Primulina tabacum isolate GXHZ01 chromosome 18, ASM2559414v2, whole genome shotgun sequence genome and encodes:
- the LOC142532207 gene encoding alpha-glucan water dikinase, chloroplastic-like isoform X2 yields the protein MSGAVGNNLLLQYYFSPTRFEHKRRTNSSISSWRSSFFQPRAISQTHQLPLSTELHGQILTVKKIISRMGKRRAVTRSSQAVLATDPSSELLVEKFNLDGNVELKVEVSSPTSGSVAVVNIQVTSGGDSLLLHWGAVKPQNKYKNNGGNIRVQLPARESRTKSVSVPEDLVQIQAYLRWERNGKQIYTPEQEKEEYEAARLELFEEIARGSSIQDLRTKLTSKNDIRESKEKLVSGTKSDILDDLVQIQAYVRWEKAGKPNYSPEQQLKEFEEARKELQVELDKGSSLEDIQKKIVKGEIKTQVAKQLAKKKFFMVERIQRKNRDVMQLLTKFSSEPKELNVYSETQVLSEVQQFVKEKENHIADPVLCKKIYKIADKELQVLVAKPSGKTKVYLATDLPKSVVLHWALSERPGQWAAPPLSVLPADSVSLTKAAETKFSTNSVDNQSYKVQSLEITIDDEKFVGMPFVLFSDGKWINNSGSDFYIDFRAESRKVQKDAGDGRGTSKALLGKIAELESEAQKSFMHRFNIAADLMEEATNAGELGLAAILVWMRFMATRQLVWNKNYNVKPREISKAQDRLTDFLQKVYGNHPHYREITRMIMSTVGRGGEGDVGQRIRDEILVIQRNNDCKGGMMEEWHQKLHNNTSPDDVVICQALIDYIESDFDISIYWKTLNDNGITKERLLGYDRAIHSEPNFRRDQKDGLLRDLQNYLRTLKAVHSGADLEVAIANCMGYRTEGQGFMVGVKINPVPGLPSGFQELLQFILVNIEEKNVEALLEGLLEAREELRPMLSQSNERLRDLIFLDIALDSTVRTAVERGYEELSNASSEKIMYFISLVIENLALSVDNNEDLIYCLKGWNLALTMLKSGDDHWAMFAKSVLDRTRLALAGKAESLHQLLQPSAQYLGALLGVDQGVVEIFTEEIIRGGSAASLSSLLNRLDPILRQTAHLGSWQVISPIEAIGYVVVVDELLSVQNKSFSKPTILVAKSVRGEEEIPDGAVAVLTPDMPDVLSHVSVRARNSKVCFATCFDSNILADIQANEGKLLLLKPTSADVVYSEMQEDDLENSVDSKIVSSAPPVALVRKQFAGRYAIRSEEFTSDMVGAKSRNIAHLKVKVPSWINVPTSVALPFGVFETVLSDDLNEIVATKLQVLKTKLDGGDFSALGEIRDKVLELSAPPQLVKELKDVMQQSDMPWPGDEGSQRWEQAWMAIKKVWASKWNDRAYFSTRKVKLDHDYLCMAILVQEIINADYAFVIHTTNPSSGDSSEIYCEVVKGLGETLVGAYPGRALSFVCKKNDLNSPQVLGYPSKPVGLYIKRSMIFRSDSNGEDLEGYAGAGLYDSVPMDEEEEVVLDYSSDPLIVDNNFRCSILSTIAQAGSAIEDIYGSAQDVEGVVKDGKIYVVQTRPQM